TCCTGCCTGATATGACGATCACGGGCATTGTCATCAGGGCCAGCGTCATGCCGCCAATAATCGGTGCCGAGCGGAAATTGGGGAACATCCACAGGAACACTGCAAGGCCAAGCAAACCGAAAATGATCGAGGGAACCGCAGCCAAATTGTTGATCGAAACCTCGAGCACATCGGTCCAGCGGTTCTTGGGGGCGTATTCCTCAAGATACAGGGCCGCCAACACGCCGATCGGGAAAGCGAGGAGCAAGGTAACGATCATGGTCAGGATCGAGCCCTTGAGCGCGCCCCATATACCCACTTGTTGGGGGTCGGTGGCGTCAGAGCGGGTCAGGAACCCGAAGTCGAAATTGCTTTCGAGGTGGCCGTTGGCTTGCAACTGCTCGGCCAATTGCTGGATTTCGGGCGAACCCTCTCCGTTTACTCCTTGCGCAAGATCGCCGGACGCCGCGAGCCAGAAGGTCGTTTCTTCACTTAGGAGAGCGGGGTTCGCGATGACCCGGTCAGCGACTTCACGCCAGCCCTCGGCACTGATCTGTTGCGCCCCTTCCGCTCCCAAAGACTGCTCTGCCGCGAACGAGACAACGTCAGGCAGACCCTGAAGCTCCAGCGACTGGACGGCGTTGGGAAGGGCGAGGGTGTTGGAATCTCCGCTGATACCCGATTCAGCCAGGTTGACCGTAACGCGCAGCTCATCGCGCTGGAAACCCGCGACGCCATTGTAGAGCATGTTCCCGAGCAGGACGACGAGGACCATCACCGAGAAGGTGATTGCCGCGAGCCCCAGGAACTTGAACCGCTTCTCCGCAGAATAGCGTTCGGCCAGCCTTTTCTCGAAAGCCGCCTTGCGCTTTTCTGCATCGGGTGAGGGTGCAGTGTTATTCATAGGCTTCACGGAACCGCTTGACGACGCGCAGCGCGAAGAAATTCAGCGCGAGGGTCACCATGAAAAGGACAAGCCCGAGCGCGAAGGCACTTAGGGTGGCGGGGTGATCGAAACTGCCTTCGCCGGTCAGCTGGGCAACGATCTGGACGGTCACGGTTGTCATGGCCTCCAATGGATTGGCGGTCAGGTTTGCAGCGGTTGACGCTGCCATCACAACGATCATGGTTTCGCCAATCGCACGGCTGATGGCGAGCATGACGCCGGCAACAATTCCGGGCAGGGCGGCAGGAACCAGAACGCGCTTGATCGTCTCCGACTTGGTTGCGCCCATAGCCAGGCTGCCATCACGCATAGCCTGCGGTACGGCGGCAATACTGTCGTCAGCCATCGAAGAAACGAACGGAATGATCATTACGCCCATGACCAAACCTGCGGCCAGCGCGCTCTCGCTCGACGCGTTGGAAATCCCCAAAGATAGAGCAAGGTCACGAATGAAGGGGGCCACTGTCAGCGCGGCGAAATATCCATAGACGACCGTCGGGACACCGGCGAGAATTTCCAGGGCCGGTTTCAGCCACCGACGCCAGGTCGGGCTGGCATATTGGGTCAGGTAGATCGCGCTCATCAGGCCAAGCGGGATAGCCACGATCATCGCAATGATCGCACCGATGAAGATCGTGCCCCAAAACAGCGGGATCGCGCCATAGCGATCGCCTTGCGGTGCTTCGGGATTGGCCATCGGGTCCGGATTCCAGTGGGTTCCGAACAGAAAATCGATCGGCGAGACCATGCCGAAGAAGCGGATCGTTTCGAAGATCAGGCTGGCGAGGATGCCAAAAGTCGTCAGGATCGCGACAAGCGAAGCTAGCAGCAGGATCGCCATGACGGCCCGTTCCACCCTGACGCGCGCCGTAAATTGCGGATTGAGCCTTGTGTAAGACCAGATCCCCGTGATCAGCGACATCGCCAAAGCGAGGCCGCCGCCCATAATGTTGTAGCGCGTTATCGCATCGCGGAATGGCTCGACCAGTTCAGCCGCAGCCGGATTGAAGACGCTGGTGGCATTGCCCAGCGCGACCGCCTTGGCCTCGGCCAGAATAGCATCACGCTG
This is a stretch of genomic DNA from Parerythrobacter jejuensis. It encodes these proteins:
- the pstC gene encoding phosphate ABC transporter permease subunit PstC → MSPVFLILLALGLGLAGWLAGRARAWSFLRASEEKRVVARPTYHAWYVALWVGIPLLLFAVIWATFSPALILQSVLASSAAEALPQFGFQRDAILAEAKAVALGNATSVFNPAAAELVEPFRDAITRYNIMGGGLALAMSLITGIWSYTRLNPQFTARVRVERAVMAILLLASLVAILTTFGILASLIFETIRFFGMVSPIDFLFGTHWNPDPMANPEAPQGDRYGAIPLFWGTIFIGAIIAMIVAIPLGLMSAIYLTQYASPTWRRWLKPALEILAGVPTVVYGYFAALTVAPFIRDLALSLGISNASSESALAAGLVMGVMIIPFVSSMADDSIAAVPQAMRDGSLAMGATKSETIKRVLVPAALPGIVAGVMLAISRAIGETMIVVMAASTAANLTANPLEAMTTVTVQIVAQLTGEGSFDHPATLSAFALGLVLFMVTLALNFFALRVVKRFREAYE
- the pstA gene encoding phosphate ABC transporter permease PstA gives rise to the protein MNNTAPSPDAEKRKAAFEKRLAERYSAEKRFKFLGLAAITFSVMVLVVLLGNMLYNGVAGFQRDELRVTVNLAESGISGDSNTLALPNAVQSLELQGLPDVVSFAAEQSLGAEGAQQISAEGWREVADRVIANPALLSEETTFWLAASGDLAQGVNGEGSPEIQQLAEQLQANGHLESNFDFGFLTRSDATDPQQVGIWGALKGSILTMIVTLLLAFPIGVLAALYLEEYAPKNRWTDVLEVSINNLAAVPSIIFGLLGLAVFLWMFPNFRSAPIIGGMTLALMTMPVIVISGRNAIKAVPPSIRDGALAVGASPVQVVFHHVLPLALPGILTGTIIGMARALGETAPLLMIGMRAFVATPPDGFTSPATVLPVQIFLWSDEIDRGFIERTSAAIIVLLLFLLLMNGLAIYLRNKFEKSW